The Halalkalibacter krulwichiae genome has a segment encoding these proteins:
- a CDS encoding FUSC family protein has protein sequence MRNWIGRRVIKTGLAVFITVIICRIIDLPPTFAVITAIVTTEPTAADSLKKGMIRLPAAALGASFAIAVEFIFGQNAITYALVAMLTIIVCSKLKLDKGTLVATLTAVAMIPGTTDHAIFDFSTRISGTSIGILVSTFVNFFILPPKFGPILVKKVDELFIETAINFRAIIQSHFQDDPTDKTKYYRHLHEELTKAYQLTQFQHDEWRYRRSSEFERRSFDYLQKKLNYLHLILFHIGKICHLRLNQTLSKSDEKMILCAIESFCTIYKDRFHQVTTDHYIHIEGLKKIGKHQKKDDTFSAQICYELLSLHDVTIELSQITADERRFSMEEMNYPTYIFKKQLSYD, from the coding sequence ATGAGAAATTGGATTGGCAGACGAGTCATTAAGACGGGACTGGCTGTATTCATTACAGTGATTATATGCCGAATTATTGACCTTCCCCCAACATTTGCAGTGATTACAGCCATCGTCACTACAGAGCCTACAGCAGCAGACTCCCTTAAGAAAGGGATGATTCGCCTACCAGCAGCCGCATTAGGAGCAAGCTTTGCCATAGCAGTTGAATTTATCTTTGGACAAAACGCTATCACTTATGCTCTTGTTGCGATGTTAACAATAATCGTCTGTTCAAAATTAAAATTAGATAAAGGAACACTTGTAGCAACGTTAACTGCAGTTGCAATGATTCCAGGAACAACCGATCATGCTATCTTTGATTTTAGTACGCGAATTTCGGGAACTTCAATCGGAATTCTCGTTTCCACTTTTGTTAATTTTTTTATTTTACCACCTAAATTCGGCCCCATTCTTGTTAAGAAGGTTGACGAACTCTTTATAGAAACAGCCATAAATTTCCGAGCCATTATCCAATCTCATTTTCAGGATGATCCAACCGATAAAACTAAGTATTATCGTCATTTGCATGAAGAATTAACAAAAGCATATCAATTAACTCAATTTCAACATGACGAATGGCGGTACAGACGTTCAAGTGAATTTGAGCGGCGGTCTTTTGATTATTTACAAAAAAAATTAAATTATCTACATCTCATCCTATTTCACATCGGGAAGATCTGTCATCTACGTTTAAATCAGACCTTATCCAAATCTGATGAAAAAATGATTTTATGTGCAATCGAATCATTTTGTACTATTTATAAGGATCGGTTCCACCAAGTAACAACCGACCATTATATTCACATTGAAGGATTGAAGAAAATAGGAAAGCACCAGAAAAAAGACGATACTTTTAGTGCTCAAATTTGTTATGAACTCCTTTCCCTTCATGATGTCACAATTGAACTTTCACAAATAACAGCAGATGAACGTAGATTTTCTATGGAGGAAATGAATTATCCTACCTACATATTTAAAAAACAATTGTCCTATGATTGA
- a CDS encoding glycine betaine uptake BCCT transporter, with product MKKITPVFTISVAIAIVFILWGIIAPNNLEAITSSIQGFITNELGWFYLLAATGFLIFCLYLIFSPYGKIKLGKPEDKPEYNYITWFAFLFTAGMGIGLVFWGVAEPLYHFFDPPTAEPGSNQAAGEAMRYAFFHWGLHPWAIYSVVALALAYFKFRKDSPGVMSAALQPLLGERANGSAGTAINVLVVFATIFGVATSLGFGAAQIAAGLSYLIPGLQTMNQVLLQLLVILVVTVLFMVSAQTGLNKGIRILSKTNVYLAITLMLFVLFVGPTSYIMGVFTQGVGSYLQNLAGMSFRLDVYNPETTWVEGWTIFYWAWWISWAPFVGTFIARVSKGRTIREFVVGVLAVPSVFGALWFAVFGGTGIQMQREGTADIMDIMTDGGMEVALFAVLEQFPLGLLLSIIAVFLISSFFITSADSATVVLGMQTTNGLLNPPNSVKFIWGIIISATAAVLLSSDKGLGALQTAAIIAALPFTVIMIMMVISLMKSLKAEKPTLASEKERIMIERYELKKERERLKEEKQALKKEKAEFKKKK from the coding sequence ATGAAAAAAATTACACCTGTTTTTACAATTTCTGTAGCTATTGCAATAGTCTTTATTTTATGGGGAATCATTGCACCTAATAATCTAGAAGCTATAACGAGTTCAATTCAAGGTTTTATAACAAATGAACTTGGTTGGTTTTATTTATTAGCAGCTACAGGTTTTTTAATTTTTTGCCTTTATCTTATTTTTAGCCCTTATGGAAAAATTAAATTAGGTAAGCCTGAAGATAAGCCAGAATATAATTACATAACATGGTTTGCTTTTTTATTTACTGCTGGTATGGGAATTGGCCTTGTTTTTTGGGGTGTGGCAGAACCACTGTACCACTTCTTTGACCCTCCAACTGCAGAACCAGGTTCTAACCAAGCCGCAGGGGAGGCTATGCGTTATGCCTTTTTCCATTGGGGATTACATCCATGGGCTATCTACTCTGTTGTTGCACTAGCCTTAGCCTATTTTAAGTTTAGAAAAGATTCACCCGGAGTAATGAGTGCCGCTTTACAACCACTACTCGGAGAACGAGCTAATGGTAGTGCAGGAACTGCTATTAATGTGTTGGTTGTTTTCGCGACCATCTTTGGAGTTGCCACTTCATTAGGGTTTGGTGCAGCACAAATTGCCGCAGGTTTATCCTATCTGATTCCTGGTTTACAAACAATGAATCAAGTTCTCTTACAATTATTAGTCATCTTGGTCGTGACGGTTTTATTTATGGTCTCTGCTCAAACCGGTTTGAACAAAGGAATAAGAATCTTAAGTAAAACAAATGTATATTTAGCTATTACATTAATGTTATTTGTATTATTCGTTGGTCCAACTAGTTACATTATGGGTGTTTTCACTCAAGGAGTAGGTAGTTATTTACAAAATTTAGCAGGAATGAGTTTCAGATTAGATGTGTATAATCCTGAAACGACCTGGGTAGAAGGTTGGACGATCTTCTATTGGGCTTGGTGGATCTCTTGGGCTCCATTTGTCGGTACGTTTATTGCTCGTGTTTCAAAAGGTAGAACTATCAGAGAGTTTGTTGTTGGTGTTCTCGCGGTCCCTTCTGTCTTTGGTGCATTATGGTTCGCCGTATTTGGAGGAACTGGTATCCAAATGCAACGTGAAGGCACTGCGGATATCATGGATATTATGACAGACGGTGGAATGGAAGTAGCCCTATTTGCGGTCCTTGAACAATTCCCTTTAGGTCTATTGCTTTCTATTATAGCTGTTTTCTTAATTTCTTCCTTTTTTATTACCTCAGCCGATTCAGCAACGGTTGTGCTAGGAATGCAAACAACAAATGGATTATTGAACCCTCCTAATTCAGTTAAATTTATTTGGGGGATTATCATCTCCGCTACAGCTGCTGTGCTCTTATCCTCGGATAAGGGATTAGGAGCACTTCAAACCGCTGCGATTATAGCAGCACTTCCTTTCACGGTAATTATGATCATGATGGTTATTTCTTTAATGAAATCATTAAAAGCAGAAAAACCTACACTAGCCTCTGAAAAAGAGCGCATCATGATTGAACGTTATGAACTAAAGAAAGAAAGAGAACGATTAAAGGAAGAAAAACAAGCTTTAAAAAAAGAAAAAGCAGAGTTTAAAAAGAAAAAATAA